The proteins below come from a single Lepeophtheirus salmonis chromosome 4, UVic_Lsal_1.4, whole genome shotgun sequence genomic window:
- the LOC121116141 gene encoding uncharacterized protein, whose amino-acid sequence MVHTTRVLEKARDLTNRKNGRRSLTEKDVHFKEHIPLVLNNFVKGGGTKDMGFACAKDLLSVVGCLQKYDMNQNMCSQEIARFNTCNAKMARDRAALKESRSNSKVPSGQYTKLTGNEMNTYFKQFPQSPRNGPRFIPPCS is encoded by the exons ATGGTTCATACAACTCGTGTATTGGAGAAGGCTCGTGACTTGACGAATCGAAAGAATGGCCGTCGTTCCCTGACTGAAAAGGATGTTCATTTTAAAGAGCATATCCCTTTAGTTCTCAATAACTTTGTGAAAGGAGGAGGGACCAAGGATATGGGATTTGCATGTGCCAAGGATCTCCTCTCCGTTGTGGGATGTTTGCAAAAGTATGatatgaatcaaaatatgtGCTCTCAGGAAATTGCTAG ATTCAATACGTGTAATGCGAAAATGGCAAGGGATCGCGCTGCCTTGAAAGAGAGTCGATCCAATTCAAAAGTCCCATCGGGGCAATACACTAAACTTACTGGAAATGAaatgaatacttattttaaacaGTTTCCTCAAAGCCCCAGAAATGGTCCTCGATTCATACCTCCTTGTAGTTAA